The sequence TTCCCCCTCTTCGCGAGCGCAAGGAAGACATAATTTATTTGACCGATTACTTCCTGAATCATTACGCCCTGGATATCGGCAAACCGATGCCCGCTTTAACCGAAGAAGCAATGTCGATGCTGGTAGAATACGATTGGCCCGGCAACGTAAGAGAATTGAAGAATCTCGTTCAACGCCTTTTGTTTTACGGCGAAAACATAATTACGCCCGAACAGATTGCAAGCGCAATCGGTAAATCGACATCTTCATCCGGCGGCTTTTCCCGAGACGACGGCATCTCCTTCAAATCCGGAAACGGATATCCTACGCTCAAAGAGATGGAAAAACAACTGAGACTAAAATACTTCCAATACATAAGGAGCAAAACCAATTCGGACGCCGAAGCCGCAAAAATTCTCGGACTGGCTCCCCCTAATTACTACAGAATGTGCAAAGAACTCGGACTCAAATAAAAAGAGCAAAAATGAACGCAATAGAAATAATCAAAAAAAAGAGAGACGGCGGCAAATTAACGAGCCGGGAAATAGAATTTATGATTTCGAACTTTACCGCCGGTATAATTCCCGATTATCAATTCTCCGCTTTTTTAATGGCGGCTTTTATACGCGGACTCGATAAATCCGAGACTTCGTATCTGACCGAATCGATGCTCAACAGCGGCAAAATAATCGACCTCTCGGCAATCGAAGGCTCAAAGATAGATAAACATTCGACGGGCGGCGTAGGAGACAAAACTTCGTTGATACTTACTCCTGTCGTAGCGGCGGCAGGCGTAAAAGTTCCGATGATAAGCGGCAGGGGGCTCGGACATACCGGCGGCACTCTCGACAAGCTCGAATCGATACCGGGATTCCGCACCGACTTGAATTTATCGAAATACAAATCCGTTTTGAAAAAGTGCGGAGCGGTAATGATCGGCCAGACAAAAGATATCGCTCCGGCGGACAAACTCATCTACGCCCTGCGAGACGTAACCGCCACGGTCGAATCGATTCCTTTTATAACCGCCAGCATAATGAGCAAAAAACTTGCCGAGGGCATCGAAGGACTGGTGCTCGACGTTAAAACCGGAAGCGGCGCATTTATGAAAAAACAATCCGACGCCCTTGAACTTGCCGCTTCTCTCGGAAATACGGCAAAAGCATTCGATAAAAAGGTAATTGCATTCATAACAGATATGAATCAACCGCTTGGGAATTACATTGGCAACTGGCTCGAAGTTTACGAATCGATACTTGTTCTCAAAAACGAAATAAAAAACGATTTGTACGAACTGAGCGTTACATTGGCGGGCGCGATGATTTATTTGGGCGGCAAATCGAAAAATATTGTTGAAGGGAAAAAAATCGCCGCAGAATTGATTTCGAACGGGAAAGCTTTTGAAAAATTCACGGAGATAACGGAACTGCAGGGCGGCGACGTTTCGTTCCTTTTAAAACCCGAAAAATATCCCGCGTCGAAATACAGGAAAGAAATACTCTCCGATAAAACCGGATTCATAAAAACAATCGACGCATACAGAATCGGAATGACGTCAGTTATGCTGGGCGCCGGCAGGTTGAAAAAAGAAGACAAAATCGATCCGAAAGCCGGAATAATTTTTTATCCCAAAATAGGGATGAAAATTAAAAAGGGAGATCTGATTGCCGAAATCTTTACGGACAACAAAGACGTTCTCGACGCAGCCTCCGATTCGATTAAAAACTCTGTTGAAATCAGCCGCGAAAAAACTCCGCCTCCGAAACTTGTAAAAAAGAAAATCGAGTTTTAATTTTTTCTAAAATTGGAAATAAATAAACGGCTGAATATCGGCTGATTTAAATTGAGCCGCCAGCCATATAGCAGCGGTCAACAGTAATATTTTTCCCGCCAAAGGAAGCCTCGATACAAGAGTTACGCTGTAATCATACAGTTTCGACGGCAGAAAGTGAAATAAAAATCCCAACGCCATCAATCCCGTAATCAAAGGCATCTTTTCAATAAACTGAACGAAAACTTCCGCGTGGAAAAATTCGGTTATCTGCGAAAGCATGTCGAACACCGTCCGCAGGTCGTAACTTCTGAATACGGCAAAAGTCAATGCAATAAGGTGAAATGTGATTAACGTCTGGAAGAATCGTAAAAACTTTGTATTTTCGATGCGCAGCATTTTATATAAGCCGGCTCTCGGTTTTTGAATTAAAAGCGAGAACGACATCATAAAACCGTGAAGCGCGCCCCATAAAATAAAATTCCAACCGGCGCCGTGCCACAGCCCGCAGAGTAAAAAAGTAACGAAGATTCCGATCATATTGCCGAAAACTCTGAGATTGCGGTATTTCATCTGCAGCGGACGGAAAAGATAATCGAGCAGCCAGCGTGATAATGAAATATGCCAGCGGCGCCAGAAATCCGCAATGCTGGTAGCTTTGAAAGGATAATTGAAATTCTCCATCAAACGGAATCCCATCAACAACGCCACGCCAATTGCCATATCCGAGTAGCCCGAAAAATCGCAGTATATCTGCAGCGTGTAACCGTAGATTGCAAGTAAATTTTCGACGCCTGTATAACGGAGCGGAAAGTCGAATATGCGGTCTACGAAATTCAAACTGATGTAGTCTGCGATTACCACTTTTTTAATTAGACCCGTCGATATCAGAAGAACGGCCAGTCCGAGTTCCTTCTTTGTAATAAACGGTTCTTTATTAATCTGAGGCAGAAAATCCGCCGCCCTGTCGATGGGACCTGCAAGTAAATTCGGAAAGAAGAAAAGGTAGAGGGCGAAGTCCCTGAAACTATCAGTTGGTTTCAATGTGTCGTAATAAATATCGAACACATAAGTAAGGGCTTTGAACGTGTAAAACGAGATGCCGATCGGCAGGAAAATGTCGAGCGGTTCGATATTTCCGTCGCCGATTCCGTTAATAATCTCTATAACGAAATTCGTGTACTTGAAGTAACTCAGAAGTCCCAGATTGACAATCAAAGAAACAATAAGAATCAATCTCTTATAAGAAAAATTTTCCGTAGCCGATATCCATTTGCCGAAGTAAAAATTAATCGCCGCCGAAACAATTAATATCGACGCATAATATCCGGCGGACTTATAATAAAAATAAATCGAAAAGAAGATTATCAGCCCGATTCTGAACGCATTGTTTTTAACAAACGCGGTATACAAAATCATGAAGAAGGTAAAGAGCGCCAGAAAGAGCGCCGTACTGAATACGAGCGGATCTCCGGGCTGATATCTAAGCAGTTCAATAAGTTTATTGAAATCGATAAACGACGTCATAACGATTATTTGTTTAATTTGGAATCGAGAAGTTTTTGCAGATCGCCCACGCATTTGAGGCGCAGCAATTCATAGCTTTTGAATTTCACTTTGAAATGCTCTTCAATAGCAAGTATTATATTAATATGGTTAAGCGAATCCCACCCGGGAACTTCAGGCGCCGTCGTTTCGTCCTTAATGTCGAAGTCGTCCAGATTGAGCTGTTTCAATATAACCTGTTTTAATTCCGGTGAAATCATTTTATCTGCTCCATACTTGTGGTTCTTTATTGCCTATTAATCTTTCTTTGTTTGTTCTACGGCTCGGCTTGCCCGAAGAACTTTTTATGAGCCACCTCGGCGGAACCAAATAGACTTTATGAATTCCTACGTCGATACTCATTCCCGCTTTTAATATTGCCAGACGGAGATTGTTTTTCTCTTCTTCCGTCCCGGCTTTTGTTTCGGCAACGACGCTAATAAATTCCGTACCCAATTGCGGGTCTTCTTCGCCGAATGCAATCACTCTGCCGGGGATAACTCCTTCCACCTGATTGACCGCGTCTTCGATATCTTCCGGATAAATGTTTTTTCCGGCGACGATAATAATATCTTTTTTTCTGCCGATTATAAAAAACTCGTCTTCGTATTTGAAACCGTAATCTCCGGTGAAATACCATCCGTTTTCAACGACCTCTGCTGTTTTTTCGGGATAATTGCGGTAACCGTCGAACATCGAAACGGATTTAACCGCTACTTCTCCGACTATGCCGTCGGGAACGTCCCGCCGGTTGTCGTCGACGATTCGCGCGTCGCAGCCTTCAATCAATCTTCCGGACGAAACGCAAATTCTGACGGAAGCGTTTTCGTCCGCTAGTTTAACCTTTCCCTTCGCAAGTTCGTCCCGATCGGCTTTTACTTCTTTAATCGGTTTTCCCAAGTCGGTTACGGTCACTGCAAGAGTGGTTTCCGCCATGGCATACATTCCCGCCAATGCAAGCGGGTCGAGGTTGTATTTTTTGTATCTCTCTATAAATTTAACGTGACTTTCGTGGCGTATCGGTTCGGCGCAGTTCACAACGGCTCGCAAGCTCGACAAATCTATTCCCTCCAGCTCTTCCTCGTCGATTTTTTCCGCGAGAACGTTGTAAGCGAAGTTCGGCATATACGTCATTGTGGCTTTTTCTTTGGCGGCCGCTTCGAGCTGCAATATCGGCGCCAGGACCCATTCGAACGGATCGATTTGTATAGTCGTAATGCCGTATGCCAGCGGAATATGAAACGCGGCGATAAGACCGAGATCGTGATAGAGTGGCAGCCAGCTTACGACTTTGTCATTCCGGTTCATCCCGAGCCGTTCGCCGAGATATTTAACATGATAAAGAAGCGCCTTGTGCGAAAGCACAACGGGTTTTTGCAATCCGGTTGTGCCGGACGAATGCTGCAAAAACGCTTCTTCTTCAAATTTGATTTCGGACGAGGCTTTTTCGATTTCCCCGTTCAAAACCGGATCGAAATCTTCTTCCGGATTCCAGTCGAGCGGGAAGAAGATATTTTTTATTGTGCTTCCCTCTTTGTCTATCAAAGGTCTGATTAACGGATCGAGTTCCTTTTCCGTCAATATATAATCGAGTCCCGATCGCTGGGACATTCCCTCCAATCCCTGGCGAAATTTGTCCGGATGCAGCCTCGGGTTAGGATAAGCAAGAATTGCCGGCAATGCGCCCAATCGTACGACCGCAAAATAGAGAGGATAGAGAAATTTATTATGCCTGATAATGATTGCGCAAACTTCGCCTTTTTTGATTCCCTGCTTTTTCAAAGCCACGGAAAATTTTTCAGCCGCTTCGATTAAATTTTTGTATGTCCATCTGAAAGGTTCTTCTCCGGCAATCCAATGAACCACAGCTTCTTTATCCGGATATCTTTCCGCATTAAGCTTCCACCTTTTCCAGAGAGTGTCGGCTTCCTCGATATTGAATTTTTCCATTGTTATTTCCTCTTGTTGTATTCGTCGAGCAACGATTCGACAAAGAGTTCGGCTATTCTTTCCGCTCCTTGATTATTGAAGTGGATATAATCGCGCGAAGCCAGAGGCGGGTTTGCAGTTACCCAGCTGTGCATCGAATTTTCGCCGCCCATTGCGTCGAACAAACTCCACAATGCCACGCCGTTGTTATGCGCTATCTTTTTCTGAGCGTCGAGCAACTTGAATACCGCAGGATCCGTTTCGAATTTCGAGCCGCGTTTGCGCGCTTTGTCGTGCACGCTTATCATTACAATACTTGTTTCCGGAAAAGCTTCTTTCAGATTTTTTATTACTTTTCCCATTTCTCTTTCGTACCAACTGTAATCGGTCATTCGCGAGCCCAAAATATTCAACCCGAACTCGAGAATAATGAGTTTATAATTAAGATACTTCGAAAATTCTTTGAGAGTCGCAGGGTCGATCTGCGCGATATCGACGCCGGAATTGCCCCGGAGCGGAAAATTATCTACGTATATACCGGGCGCGCCTTCCAGACTGACGCCGTAAAAATGAGCCTGCTCTTTTTGAGGGAATTCAATTCGCGCCGACTTGACGGTTTTCCCTGCATCGAGAACCAATTCCTGAATTCCGATTCCGGGATTAAGACGCGCTGACTTTTTTGAAGAATTGTCGAACGAGTAATAGATATCGGAACTTTTAGCGTCCGAATAAAAAATTCTTACTTTCGAAAACCCTTTGAGCGATCTTCTCAATCGGCTTACTTCGTACTCAACCCAGGCGTTTCCCTGAGGGATAAAAACTTCGCCGCTGATTCCGAGCTTTAATGATTTAGGATTGCTCGTATAGACCGACGCAGTTTCCCAATTGTCGGAGAACGTATGTTTCGTAGTGGTGCGGAAAGCGACATCCTGGGAAACTATACCGAGCCATCCGACAGCGTCGCCGCCGAATTTCTTTTGAAGCAGTTCTCGTATATCGGCGGTTATCAGGTCGCCTTCTATAACCGAGTCGCCGTAGTGGGCAATTCGGAACGGTTTCGTTTTTGCATTCGAAAGAGCGTCAAAAAAATATTTAAGCTGTTCAGTATTTCCATAAAAGCCGGTTTTTTGCCCCTGATAAGCATAATTTGCGTTGTCTTTTTCGGCGGTAAAAAATTCGAGAGGCTTTAAAAAATCGAATCCCGCAAATAACGCTTGCGGCTCGATTGCTACGCGGCTATTGTTCGAGAATTCTTCTTCCGCCGGGTCGGATTTAACGTCCATAAAAAAATCGATATTACGAAACGTAAAGCCCGCGATAGTATATTCATAATTTACAAACGAAAGCAGATATAAAATCAACAGAGCGCCGGCAAGTATAACGGCCGGCTGTCTTATATAATTTTTTTCCATATTGCACCCTTCATAATTTATATTTTGATAATATTTTTTCAATTTCCGCAGCCCAGATTTTATATCCTTCGGCGTTATAATGCAATCCGTCCCACGTATATTTTTCATTGATGAAACCGTCGGCCTTTGCCATAAGTTCATTCAAATCGATATAGTCGATTTTATTACGGAGCGCGTAGTTCTTCAGCATTTTATTGAGCTTGTCAATTTCGCGATTTCTGCCCGCATTTACTTCCGGCGTGCCGCCCCAGTCTTTGGCGTAATTTTTTGCGGCATACGTTACCGACGTAATAACGGGGATGATATTTTTGGATTGGAGTCTGGAAATTATTTTAAGATAATTAAAATAGATTTCGTCGACGGGAGTCCAATTATAAATATCGTTAACGCCGCCCATGATAAATACAATTTTAGGTTTTAGACGAATAATATCGTCGAGCCTTTCCAGAAAGCCGGGAATAATGTCCGAGGGTATGCCTCTTCCGACTGCGTTGCATCTGCCGACAAGCTCGCTCCAATCCACTCCCGCGGTAAGAGAATTTCCCAGGAATACGATGTCCGCCTGCTTTGTTTTATAAATATCGAAGAGGGCGTTCATTCTGTCGTAATTGGGATTTTTCTTGAATCGAGGCAACGAATCCGATTGCCCGTAAACGAGAGCCGTCGTAGAGAGCGCAAGCATTAATATAGCGGGAAAGAATATTTTTCTCAAATTCACCCTTTAATCCGAAGTGTTGTCTAATTGTTTTTCGAATTCGGAAATTCTGGTTTTTAAACTTTTTTCCAGAGCAATTAATTCCGAAATTCTCGCTGTGTATTCCTCCTTTTTCAATTCTATATCCGAAGCTTCCTGCTTCAGTTTTTTGTAATCATTCTTCAATTGTTCGTATCTGTTCTCGAGTTCGATTAGTTTTGTCCTGGCTTCGTTTAAATCCTGCGACAATCGGTATTTTGTTTCGTCGAGGGAAGAATACTCCTGACTCGACTGTTTGAGCAAATTCTTTATCTCTTTTTCAACCGATTTTTTTTGTTCTTCCAGAACCAGAGTTTCCGATTTGAGCGATTCGATTCTGTTTTTGATTTCGGAATATTCAGACTTAATTGCATTGAGTTTGTCATTCAATTCGTATTCTTCGTTCCGCAAGGCGCGATTCGACTCTTCGAGAATTTGTTTTTCTTTTTCGAGCACTTTAACGGCGCCGTCGAATTCGGCAATAGTCGATTTTTTTTCGAGCAGCAATTTTTCCTTTGCCGAAATTTCCTTTTCTTTGTCCAGTATTTCCTGTTTCAATGAATTTAGCTCTTCGTTGAACCTTGACAGCGTTTGGCTAACTTTATTTTCCACGTTGAGAGCGTGTTCCTCGAGCTCGAATTTTTTCTTTTCGTACTCTTCCAGCGATTTCTTTTGCTTGCCAATTACTTCGAAAAGAGCCTCGTTTTCCTTTTTGAGTTGAAGGATTCCCTCCTGCAGCTGTCTTTTTACATTCTCGAGCTTATTTATTTCGTTAATAAGATTTTGCCTGTCGTTTTCACGCGCAGATATTTCCTCTTTGATTTCATTGAGTTTCTTATTTTCCGATTCGATGCTCAAATTCAATTCGTCGAGAAGGTTTTTGTTCTTTCTTATTTCCTCTAATATTTCGTCCCTGTTGAATAAGAATTCCGAATAAACCTGTTCTTTTTCATGTAGTTGATTTAGAATTACACTCAACGATTTTTCGAGGTTTGTTTTAATTTCTTCGCTCAAAGAAATTTGTTCTTCAAGTCTGGCAAGTTGTTTTTTCTTTCGGGTTTCTTCTTCTTTCAGTTCTTCTATTCTTTTTTCTATGGCCGAATAAGACTCTTTGAGTTCCGCGGGAACGTCTTCGCCGTTCATACTATCCGACGCTCTGTTTTGAAGTTCCACGAACTCCGATTCGAGTTTTAAATACGCCTCGTTCAATTCTTCGTATTTTCTGTTTAGCTCTTCGAGCTCTTCTTCTTTTTTCTTCAGGAGCTCTTCGGATTCAGCCGGATATTGCGGAACCGTTTCGGAAGTTTCCTGCTCGTAGACGATTCTTTTTTCTTCGAGCTCGGTAAGTTCGGCTTTCAAATTTTCGAGGGATTTATTCTTCGATTCGAGTTCGTTATTCAGGGCTTCAACCAGGGACGAGAGTTCTTCGTTTCGCTTGGTAAGTTCTTCAAACTCTTTTTCGGCTTCGGCAATTTTTCTTTCGATGTCGTTCAGGCTGGAATGTCTTTGAACAAATGCATGAAGCGTATTTTTCAGTTCGTCGTTTTCCTCGCGCAGTCGGTGCAGTTCATCCTTTATCCCCCGGGAAAATAGCCCCATAGGATTTTCTCCTTGATTGGTATGATGTATAAATCTTGCGATAAAAATAATAAACTTTGAGAAAATTTACCTTATTTAAATGACGTAAGACTCAAAATTAATCGCTTTCGGCAACGTCGACGGTCTTCAACGAAAGCAGATATGCAATTACTCCGAAAGCAATAATTGCAAGTATAATTCTCAACGTTAAGCTGGAGGTAAAAAAGACAGCCGAACTTCCGATAGTCAGTATAACCATTGTAATTGCAATAATTTTCGATTTGCGGGGAATGCCTCTCTGCTCCATATAGCTCTTTACGATCTTTCCGAACCTCGGGTGATTGATCAGCCAATTATAAAATTTTTCCGAACTGCGCGCAAAAGACGCCGCCGCAAGTATAAAGAATACCGTTGTCGGCATCAACGGCAAAAAAATCCCGATTATTCCGAGTCCTACAAATATCCATCCGAAGACTATCAAAATTCTTCTGTAAAGGCTTTTCATGTTAGTGTATGTTGAATATGAATAAAATTTATTGGGTAAATATAATAAAATAGGGGTTAGGGGTTGGGGTGTTTGGGGGTTCTTGGTTTTGGGGTTCGTGGTTCTTGGTTTGGAGGTTTTGAGGTTAATAATTTTATCGCCGGCAGTCTGCGCGGTATTCTGAAAAGCATTTTAAATCTTTTTTAAATACGACATGATGCTTAATTTATTCTTCCAGAACGCGCTCCAAATAGTCGCGGTACAAACATTTCGGAATGCTTTCGATTAATTTTTGAAATTGATTTTTGTCGATAAAATTTTTCTGGTATGCAATTTCTTCGATGCACGCTACTTTTAATCCCTGTCTGTCTTCAATCACGCCGAAGAATTGAGAAGCTTTTAGCAGAGCCTCAGGAGTGCCGGTATCGAGCCATGCGACGCCTCTTCCGATTCTTTCGACTCGCAATTCGCCCCGCTCCAAATATGCTTTGTTCACATCCGTAATTTCGAGTTCGCCTCGCGCCGAGGGCTTAAGATTCCTGGATATCTCGATTACTTTATTATCATAAACATATAATCCCGGCACTGCAAAATCGGATTTCGGTTGTTTCGGTTTTTCTTCGATGCTAATCGCCTTCCCGTTTTCATCGAATTCCACGATGCCGTAACGTTGGGGGTCTTTAACCTGATAGGCAAAGATTGTGGCTCCGCCGTTGTTTTCTTTAACGGCTTTATAAAAGAAGTCGAGCTTGCCGTAAAAGATATTGTCGCCGAGTATAAGGGATACCGAATCTTCGCCGATAAATTTTTCTCCGATAATAAAAGCTTCGGCAATTCCGTTTGGCGCCTCCTGCACCGCGTATTGAATCGACAAACCCAGATGAGAACCGTCTTCGAAAAGTTTTTGATAGAGCGGGATTGTTTCGTTGTTGGAGATAATCAAAATTTCTCTTATCCCGCCAAGCATTAGTACGGACAAAGGATAATAAATAAGCGGTTTATCGTAGATAAGCGTCAATTGTTTGCTGTAGACTCTCGAGACGGGATACATCCTGGATCCGGAACCTCCCGCTAATATTATTCCTTTCAAATCCGCTCCTTTTTTTATTAGTAACTTTCTTCCGTTATTTCCACTTTCCCCTTGAAAATGCGATAGACATAAACGGTATATGCAATTACGAGCGGCATTCCTATCAGCGCTATAATCAGCATTGTTTTTAACGTATATTGGGAAGAAGACGCGTTATATGCCGTCAGGCTATAATTCAAATCGATGGAAGAAGGCGTCAGATAAGGAAAAAGACTGACCGCGCTCAAACCGATTACCGAAACGACAATTAAAGACGAAATTAAAAACGACCGGAAATATTTCCCGCTCTTTAATTGAACCGGCAGCAAAGCAATCGAAATTAGAAGAGTCAGGAAGAATATCCAGAATAACGGATTCGACGTAATGCCGTCGAACAAATATTTTGCATAAAAGAAAGTAGCGAGGGTTGTAATCACATAAAGCGAAATAAAAACAATCCACGCGCCGTTAGCCCATTTAATCATTCTTTCCTGTTGCAAGCCTTCGGTTTTGGCAGTCATATAAACCGCGCCGTGCATAACGAACAACGCAACGCCCGTTAATCCGACAAGGAGAGCGTAGGGATTCAAAAGACCGATAAACGAACCGCGAAAAATTCCGTTGCTATCGATCGGAATGCCTTTGAGTATATTTCCGTACGCCACGCATAACAATAACGAAATAAACAAACTTCCGTACCCGAAAGCGGAATCCCAAATGTTTTTATACGATTTGCTTTCGACTTTTCCGCGGAATTCAAAAGAGACCGCCCTCATAATCAAAGCCGTCAAAAGCAGCATCAAGGCAATATAGAAAGAGCTGAAGACCGTAGCGTAGACCATCGGGAAAGCGGCAAAGAGAGCGCCCCCGGCTGTTATTAACCAGACTTCGTTGCCGTCCCAAACGGGACCGATTGCATTTATGTTAATTCGTTTTTCTTTTTCGTCTTTTGTAAAAAGATGGATTATACCCACGCCGAGGTCGAAGCCGTCAAGAACCGCATATCCGATAATCAACACCGCAATAAGTATGAACCAAATCAAATTCAGATCGATCATGCTGCCACCTCCTTGTTTTGAAGCGGCTCGGGTCCGTGTTTTACTTCTTTAAATAACACATAAAGGAACAACGAACCGAGCAAGAGATAAATTACGCCGAATAAAATGATCGAAAATAGAATTTCGCCGGCGCTTACGGTAATCGAAGCGGCTTCCGATGTTCTCAAGAGCTTATAAA comes from Melioribacter roseus P3M-2 and encodes:
- a CDS encoding thymidine phosphorylase → MNAIEIIKKKRDGGKLTSREIEFMISNFTAGIIPDYQFSAFLMAAFIRGLDKSETSYLTESMLNSGKIIDLSAIEGSKIDKHSTGGVGDKTSLILTPVVAAAGVKVPMISGRGLGHTGGTLDKLESIPGFRTDLNLSKYKSVLKKCGAVMIGQTKDIAPADKLIYALRDVTATVESIPFITASIMSKKLAEGIEGLVLDVKTGSGAFMKKQSDALELAASLGNTAKAFDKKVIAFITDMNQPLGNYIGNWLEVYESILVLKNEIKNDLYELSVTLAGAMIYLGGKSKNIVEGKKIAAELISNGKAFEKFTEITELQGGDVSFLLKPEKYPASKYRKEILSDKTGFIKTIDAYRIGMTSVMLGAGRLKKEDKIDPKAGIIFYPKIGMKIKKGDLIAEIFTDNKDVLDAASDSIKNSVEISREKTPPPKLVKKKIEF
- a CDS encoding MBOAT family O-acyltransferase, translating into MTSFIDFNKLIELLRYQPGDPLVFSTALFLALFTFFMILYTAFVKNNAFRIGLIIFFSIYFYYKSAGYYASILIVSAAINFYFGKWISATENFSYKRLILIVSLIVNLGLLSYFKYTNFVIEIINGIGDGNIEPLDIFLPIGISFYTFKALTYVFDIYYDTLKPTDSFRDFALYLFFFPNLLAGPIDRAADFLPQINKEPFITKKELGLAVLLISTGLIKKVVIADYISLNFVDRIFDFPLRYTGVENLLAIYGYTLQIYCDFSGYSDMAIGVALLMGFRLMENFNYPFKATSIADFWRRWHISLSRWLLDYLFRPLQMKYRNLRVFGNMIGIFVTFLLCGLWHGAGWNFILWGALHGFMMSFSLLIQKPRAGLYKMLRIENTKFLRFFQTLITFHLIALTFAVFRSYDLRTVFDMLSQITEFFHAEVFVQFIEKMPLITGLMALGFLFHFLPSKLYDYSVTLVSRLPLAGKILLLTAAIWLAAQFKSADIQPFIYFQF
- a CDS encoding acyl carrier protein → MISPELKQVILKQLNLDDFDIKDETTAPEVPGWDSLNHINIILAIEEHFKVKFKSYELLRLKCVGDLQKLLDSKLNK
- a CDS encoding AMP-binding protein codes for the protein MEKFNIEEADTLWKRWKLNAERYPDKEAVVHWIAGEEPFRWTYKNLIEAAEKFSVALKKQGIKKGEVCAIIIRHNKFLYPLYFAVVRLGALPAILAYPNPRLHPDKFRQGLEGMSQRSGLDYILTEKELDPLIRPLIDKEGSTIKNIFFPLDWNPEEDFDPVLNGEIEKASSEIKFEEEAFLQHSSGTTGLQKPVVLSHKALLYHVKYLGERLGMNRNDKVVSWLPLYHDLGLIAAFHIPLAYGITTIQIDPFEWVLAPILQLEAAAKEKATMTYMPNFAYNVLAEKIDEEELEGIDLSSLRAVVNCAEPIRHESHVKFIERYKKYNLDPLALAGMYAMAETTLAVTVTDLGKPIKEVKADRDELAKGKVKLADENASVRICVSSGRLIEGCDARIVDDNRRDVPDGIVGEVAVKSVSMFDGYRNYPEKTAEVVENGWYFTGDYGFKYEDEFFIIGRKKDIIIVAGKNIYPEDIEDAVNQVEGVIPGRVIAFGEEDPQLGTEFISVVAETKAGTEEEKNNLRLAILKAGMSIDVGIHKVYLVPPRWLIKSSSGKPSRRTNKERLIGNKEPQVWSR
- a CDS encoding SGNH/GDSL hydrolase family protein codes for the protein MEKNYIRQPAVILAGALLILYLLSFVNYEYTIAGFTFRNIDFFMDVKSDPAEEEFSNNSRVAIEPQALFAGFDFLKPLEFFTAEKDNANYAYQGQKTGFYGNTEQLKYFFDALSNAKTKPFRIAHYGDSVIEGDLITADIRELLQKKFGGDAVGWLGIVSQDVAFRTTTKHTFSDNWETASVYTSNPKSLKLGISGEVFIPQGNAWVEYEVSRLRRSLKGFSKVRIFYSDAKSSDIYYSFDNSSKKSARLNPGIGIQELVLDAGKTVKSARIEFPQKEQAHFYGVSLEGAPGIYVDNFPLRGNSGVDIAQIDPATLKEFSKYLNYKLIILEFGLNILGSRMTDYSWYEREMGKVIKNLKEAFPETSIVMISVHDKARKRGSKFETDPAVFKLLDAQKKIAHNNGVALWSLFDAMGGENSMHSWVTANPPLASRDYIHFNNQGAERIAELFVESLLDEYNKRK
- a CDS encoding GDSL-type esterase/lipase family protein — its product is MNLRKIFFPAILMLALSTTALVYGQSDSLPRFKKNPNYDRMNALFDIYKTKQADIVFLGNSLTAGVDWSELVGRCNAVGRGIPSDIIPGFLERLDDIIRLKPKIVFIMGGVNDIYNWTPVDEIYFNYLKIISRLQSKNIIPVITSVTYAAKNYAKDWGGTPEVNAGRNREIDKLNKMLKNYALRNKIDYIDLNELMAKADGFINEKYTWDGLHYNAEGYKIWAAEIEKILSKYKL
- a CDS encoding YbaN family protein, which translates into the protein MKSLYRRILIVFGWIFVGLGIIGIFLPLMPTTVFFILAAASFARSSEKFYNWLINHPRFGKIVKSYMEQRGIPRKSKIIAITMVILTIGSSAVFFTSSLTLRIILAIIAFGVIAYLLSLKTVDVAESD
- the rfbA gene encoding glucose-1-phosphate thymidylyltransferase RfbA yields the protein MKGIILAGGSGSRMYPVSRVYSKQLTLIYDKPLIYYPLSVLMLGGIREILIISNNETIPLYQKLFEDGSHLGLSIQYAVQEAPNGIAEAFIIGEKFIGEDSVSLILGDNIFYGKLDFFYKAVKENNGGATIFAYQVKDPQRYGIVEFDENGKAISIEEKPKQPKSDFAVPGLYVYDNKVIEISRNLKPSARGELEITDVNKAYLERGELRVERIGRGVAWLDTGTPEALLKASQFFGVIEDRQGLKVACIEEIAYQKNFIDKNQFQKLIESIPKCLYRDYLERVLEE
- the cydB gene encoding cytochrome d ubiquinol oxidase subunit II gives rise to the protein MIDLNLIWFILIAVLIIGYAVLDGFDLGVGIIHLFTKDEKEKRININAIGPVWDGNEVWLITAGGALFAAFPMVYATVFSSFYIALMLLLTALIMRAVSFEFRGKVESKSYKNIWDSAFGYGSLFISLLLCVAYGNILKGIPIDSNGIFRGSFIGLLNPYALLVGLTGVALFVMHGAVYMTAKTEGLQQERMIKWANGAWIVFISLYVITTLATFFYAKYLFDGITSNPLFWIFFLTLLISIALLPVQLKSGKYFRSFLISSLIVVSVIGLSAVSLFPYLTPSSIDLNYSLTAYNASSSQYTLKTMLIIALIGMPLVIAYTVYVYRIFKGKVEITEESY